A DNA window from Niabella yanshanensis contains the following coding sequences:
- a CDS encoding ArsR family transcriptional regulator, with protein sequence MKQSANKKPAKSCYNHIGGKLGELLMEQFVVKGWIAKEVPADKHFYITEKGEREFARLGIDLSQIASA encoded by the coding sequence ATGAAACAATCAGCAAATAAAAAACCGGCAAAAAGCTGCTATAACCATATCGGCGGAAAATTAGGTGAATTATTGATGGAACAGTTTGTAGTAAAAGGATGGATTGCTAAAGAAGTACCTGCCGATAAACATTTTTATATTACAGAAAAGGGGGAACGCGAATTTGCCAGGCTGGGTATTGATCTCTCACAGATCGCATCAGCCTGA
- a CDS encoding VIT1/CCC1 transporter family protein, whose protein sequence is MKKEIERATGPKREMTNMLILSCIPAFNPLQPAKNTGGPEKCNYFYYRVTHKTRNMAKKENTIKEITIDNYLDSHYINRSNWLRAAVLGANDGIISISSLAIGVAAASAARAPILLAAVAGLVAGALSMAAGEYVSVSSQTDIEKADIKREARELEEMPEVELNILAQIYERRGLQKETAMQVAKELTEKDALAAHVKDELGINEISQANPMQAALASGASFTVGGVLPLLVTLLAPVAGMAYWLYGFTVVFLMVLGILSAKTGGSGITKAILRITIWGTIAMGLSALVGYLFGVNV, encoded by the coding sequence TTGAAGAAGGAAATTGAAAGGGCAACAGGGCCCAAACGGGAAATGACAAATATGCTGATACTATCATGTATACCTGCATTCAACCCGCTACAGCCCGCAAAAAATACTGGCGGACCGGAGAAATGCAACTATTTTTATTACCGGGTAACCCATAAAACCAGGAACATGGCTAAAAAAGAAAATACAATAAAGGAAATTACGATTGACAATTATTTAGACAGCCATTATATTAACCGCAGCAACTGGCTGAGAGCGGCTGTACTGGGCGCCAATGACGGTATTATTTCCATATCGAGCCTGGCGATTGGCGTGGCAGCTGCCAGCGCCGCAAGAGCGCCTATACTGCTGGCTGCCGTAGCGGGGCTTGTGGCCGGCGCCTTATCGATGGCGGCTGGTGAATATGTATCAGTAAGCTCTCAAACCGATATTGAAAAAGCAGACATTAAACGGGAAGCCAGGGAACTGGAGGAGATGCCGGAAGTGGAGCTGAATATACTGGCTCAAATATATGAACGGCGGGGCCTGCAAAAAGAAACCGCAATGCAGGTGGCCAAAGAACTGACGGAAAAAGATGCTTTGGCTGCGCATGTAAAAGATGAGCTGGGCATTAATGAAATAAGCCAGGCCAACCCTATGCAGGCAGCGCTGGCCTCGGGCGCCTCCTTTACAGTTGGAGGAGTATTGCCCTTACTGGTAACGTTATTGGCACCCGTTGCAGGTATGGCGTATTGGCTTTACGGCTTTACTGTTGTTTTTCTGATGGTGCTGGGCATACTTTCTGCAAAAACCGGCGGCTCGGGCATTACAAAAGCTATTTTAAGAATTACTATTTGGGGCACCATAGCCATGGGCTTATCTGCATTGGTGGGCTACTTATTTGGGGTAAATGTGTGA
- a CDS encoding helix-turn-helix domain-containing protein has protein sequence MATKVNLSVHQLEHLQKKYEASDAFELVNNKAMMRMLHISKSTLYRLRTEMNIPYIRVGRQIFYIRGMVIRQLLAQHEGLPLMDRNNKRTAGEQH, from the coding sequence ATGGCAACCAAAGTAAATCTGTCTGTACACCAATTAGAGCATCTTCAAAAAAAATACGAAGCATCTGACGCATTTGAGCTGGTGAACAATAAGGCAATGATGCGTATGCTGCATATTTCTAAAAGCACGCTTTACCGGCTACGTACCGAAATGAATATACCCTATATTAGAGTGGGCCGGCAAATATTTTATATACGGGGCATGGTAATACGGCAGCTGCTGGCACAACATGAGGGGCTGCCGCTGATGGACCGGAACAATAAGAGGACCGCGGGCGAACAGCATTGA
- a CDS encoding DUF6266 family protein, with the protein MGRVTNSILSGTSGRTGRVVIANVHGVEVSRARPTARSSSTGPQNAHRELFRFAVAFLGLYKPFARLFFGKRKGLVTPYNQAQANVLENTGYNGSDIVINYNQVMISKGPLLDMVPGNISAGAAQAITVTWSNNAPPASDNENDWCTLFVYLPARMNGQLFAGVAARRTGTATINMLPLYAGEEAHVWAAFTDETGTVACNSKYMGSVTLT; encoded by the coding sequence ATGGGAAGAGTGACTAATTCTATTTTAAGCGGCACATCTGGCCGCACGGGGCGCGTTGTTATTGCCAATGTGCACGGTGTGGAGGTAAGCCGCGCCAGGCCCACAGCGCGCAGCAGCTCCACCGGGCCGCAAAACGCCCACCGGGAGCTGTTTCGTTTTGCAGTAGCCTTTTTAGGTTTGTATAAACCCTTTGCCCGCCTGTTTTTTGGCAAGCGTAAAGGGCTGGTAACGCCCTATAACCAGGCACAGGCCAATGTGCTGGAAAACACCGGGTACAACGGCAGTGATATTGTTATTAACTACAACCAGGTGATGATCTCTAAAGGGCCCCTGCTGGATATGGTTCCGGGCAACATCAGCGCCGGGGCCGCACAGGCTATTACAGTTACCTGGAGCAATAATGCGCCGCCGGCCAGCGATAATGAAAACGATTGGTGCACCCTTTTTGTGTACCTGCCCGCGCGCATGAACGGACAGCTTTTTGCCGGCGTGGCGGCGCGCCGCACCGGCACCGCCACCATCAACATGCTGCCCTTATACGCCGGCGAAGAAGCGCATGTGTGGGCTGCCTTTACGGATGAAACCGGCACTGTGGCCTGTAACTCGAAATACATGGGCTCTGTTACATTAACCTGA
- a CDS encoding PAS domain-containing protein, with amino-acid sequence MNDRILIVGQEDQAFTHVYEALLEAGFNPDFIDRSVKLDNRVAESGERAFTIICVMTEMDCNAIRSMRASHFQLIILSDAIKHDVFEANGWHCLQLQELASRPAKVLLKQLGKMYGLHINEDKRLTEVLDMEQVVFQSPLPMWIYDRRTYKFLYVNQAAINTYGYTATEFEGMTVKDIRPEEDIPQLVSNIQNKLGLRTWRHRKKSGEVFYVDVLACDLNYRQRDIALVTAIDVNDKVLAAEQNEQLLRTVNNQKERLDDLLTNMNEVVWQTRTDNFQLLYTNPACYKVYGYTPAEMMADPSIFLNSILIEDKDKFEASIRQALTEGKTESQFRIFHKDGSVKHLKGNAVLKKGNGHIPDTLSGLTIDITDMVRYQSELLAKSEELENILESITDGFCAIDRNWHFTYINKAFEKMFSIERSYSIGQNIWKVFPHLQQSGFYEDLLQAMENRALVQSEWHPLVSQKWFSISVYPTRHGLAIYFSDRTEERLLREKIEENERRLRALIDNTDDLIWSVDSGLLLTAANRSYIYTKQQFTGVYQRIGESVLNKLARTGKVDNWEQYYKRALKGEAFDIIEEYELNSVPKISETRFNPVHGDNDDIIGVSCFSRDITEIKKYLLKIEKQNERLREIAWIQSHKVRNHVAAIMGLVSLFNFEDIADISNAEALQHILNVAHELDNTIKDINDKTNAIDA; translated from the coding sequence ATGAATGACAGGATATTGATTGTTGGGCAGGAAGACCAGGCTTTTACGCATGTTTACGAAGCCTTACTGGAGGCAGGATTTAATCCGGATTTTATAGATAGAAGCGTGAAATTAGACAACCGGGTAGCAGAAAGCGGGGAGCGGGCCTTTACTATTATTTGCGTTATGACTGAGATGGATTGTAACGCGATTCGCTCAATGCGGGCTTCACATTTTCAGCTGATCATTTTGTCTGATGCAATAAAACACGACGTCTTTGAAGCTAACGGATGGCATTGTTTGCAGCTACAGGAGCTGGCATCACGGCCGGCCAAAGTACTTTTAAAGCAGCTGGGGAAAATGTACGGGCTGCATATTAACGAGGATAAGCGACTTACGGAAGTACTCGATATGGAGCAAGTAGTTTTTCAAAGCCCGCTTCCTATGTGGATATACGACCGCCGAACCTATAAATTTCTTTACGTTAACCAGGCCGCCATTAATACGTATGGCTATACCGCTACTGAATTTGAAGGCATGACGGTAAAAGACATACGGCCTGAGGAAGATATACCCCAACTCGTTTCAAATATTCAGAACAAGCTTGGCCTGAGAACCTGGCGGCACAGGAAGAAATCGGGTGAGGTATTTTATGTCGACGTTCTGGCCTGCGATTTAAACTACAGGCAAAGAGATATAGCTTTGGTTACAGCCATCGATGTTAATGATAAGGTTCTTGCTGCCGAGCAGAACGAGCAACTATTGCGGACAGTTAATAATCAAAAGGAGCGGCTCGATGACCTGCTTACTAATATGAATGAAGTTGTTTGGCAAACAAGAACTGATAATTTCCAATTGTTGTACACCAATCCGGCCTGTTATAAAGTTTACGGGTATACGCCGGCTGAAATGATGGCCGACCCCAGCATATTTCTCAATTCAATTCTCATTGAAGACAAAGATAAATTTGAAGCGTCCATTCGGCAGGCGCTTACTGAGGGCAAAACCGAATCACAGTTCAGGATATTTCACAAAGACGGCTCCGTTAAGCATTTGAAGGGAAATGCGGTGCTGAAGAAGGGTAACGGCCACATCCCCGATACCCTAAGCGGGTTAACTATCGACATTACAGATATGGTACGGTATCAAAGCGAGCTACTAGCCAAGTCTGAAGAGCTTGAAAATATTCTGGAAAGCATTACAGATGGCTTTTGCGCTATCGACAGGAATTGGCATTTTACCTACATCAACAAGGCATTTGAAAAAATGTTCTCTATCGAAAGATCATATTCTATCGGCCAAAACATTTGGAAAGTGTTTCCGCACTTACAACAATCCGGTTTTTATGAAGATCTGTTGCAGGCGATGGAGAACCGGGCATTGGTTCAATCCGAATGGCATCCCCTTGTTTCCCAAAAATGGTTTTCAATTTCTGTTTATCCTACCCGGCATGGTCTTGCCATATACTTTTCCGACCGTACAGAAGAACGGTTACTGAGAGAAAAGATAGAAGAAAATGAACGCAGGCTCAGGGCATTAATTGATAATACAGATGATTTAATTTGGTCGGTGGATAGCGGGCTGCTGCTTACTGCGGCCAATCGCTCTTATATATATACGAAACAACAGTTCACCGGAGTGTACCAGCGTATAGGAGAGAGTGTATTGAACAAGTTGGCCAGGACAGGTAAGGTAGATAACTGGGAACAGTATTATAAGCGTGCTTTAAAAGGAGAAGCTTTTGATATTATTGAAGAATATGAATTAAATAGTGTGCCTAAAATTAGCGAAACAAGATTTAACCCTGTTCATGGTGATAACGATGATATTATTGGAGTAAGCTGTTTTAGCCGTGATATAACAGAAATAAAAAAGTATTTATTAAAAATAGAAAAACAGAATGAGCGTCTGCGGGAAATAGCCTGGATCCAGTCGCACAAAGTGCGTAACCATGTGGCTGCAATCATGGGACTTGTTAGCCTTTTCAATTTTGAAGATATTGCTGACATCAGCAACGCAGAGGCTTTACAGCATATTTTAAATGTAGCCCACGAGCTGGACAATACCATTAAGGATATAAATGATAAAACAAACGCAATTGATGCGTAG
- a CDS encoding dihydrofolate reductase family protein → MTTTTTTRKMIAAMQVSLDGFIADQEERTNWIDSWADAIRLIEDVDMFLLGGKMYPEYGDYWGAIFKNPQVMPPMPELPSQQHRAPSAREIAYAQFAATTPHVVLSTTLQMASWPGVQIVRDIAEVEKLKNTEGKNIYVVGGAGLVSSLINAGLLDELRLIVHPVILGSGVPLFKVARPHSLQLVRAQPDESGRALLTYGVES, encoded by the coding sequence ATGACAACAACAACTACTACCAGGAAAATGATAGCAGCCATGCAGGTTTCGCTGGACGGGTTTATTGCCGACCAGGAAGAGCGTACCAACTGGATCGATTCATGGGCAGATGCCATCCGGTTAATTGAAGACGTTGATATGTTTCTTTTAGGCGGAAAAATGTACCCCGAGTATGGCGATTATTGGGGGGCGATATTTAAAAATCCTCAGGTTATGCCGCCTATGCCCGAGCTTCCTTCGCAGCAGCATCGTGCTCCTTCCGCCCGGGAGATTGCCTACGCGCAGTTTGCAGCTACAACACCTCATGTTGTTTTATCAACGACGCTTCAAATGGCTTCATGGCCCGGGGTGCAGATCGTCCGGGATATTGCCGAAGTGGAAAAACTAAAAAATACAGAAGGAAAGAATATTTACGTAGTAGGAGGGGCAGGCCTTGTTTCCAGCCTTATCAATGCAGGCCTGCTTGATGAGCTGCGGCTTATTGTTCACCCCGTCATTCTGGGCAGTGGCGTGCCGCTCTTTAAGGTAGCCCGTCCGCATTCGCTTCAATTAGTCCGGGCCCAGCCCGATGAATCAGGCCGGGCTTTGTTAACCTACGGGGTTGAATCGTAA
- a CDS encoding TetR/AcrR family transcriptional regulator codes for MISKAEKTRQFIVEQTAPVFNEKGYAGTSLADLTDATGLTKGSIYGNFENKDEVALAAFDYNFNRVTHYIKEKILATEHSIERLLVYPKVYRNFLTIPFLKPGCPILNTATEADDTHPQLRERAAKALSFWKTSIENQIKRGIKRGEIQAGTRPTEVAVILMSLIEGAIMQAKVTGKPTGLHIAMNFLAQYINSLKV; via the coding sequence ATGATAAGCAAAGCAGAAAAAACAAGACAGTTTATAGTGGAGCAAACCGCGCCTGTTTTTAATGAAAAAGGCTATGCGGGTACCTCGCTTGCTGATTTAACTGATGCTACGGGGCTTACGAAAGGCAGCATATACGGTAATTTTGAAAACAAAGACGAAGTAGCCCTTGCTGCATTTGATTATAATTTTAACCGTGTTACCCATTATATTAAGGAAAAAATTTTAGCAACAGAGCATTCAATAGAACGGCTTTTGGTATACCCCAAAGTATACCGCAATTTTTTAACCATCCCGTTTTTGAAACCCGGTTGCCCCATTTTAAATACCGCTACCGAAGCGGATGATACCCACCCGCAGTTGAGAGAGCGGGCGGCAAAAGCCCTCTCCTTTTGGAAAACATCAATAGAAAATCAAATAAAAAGAGGCATAAAAAGAGGCGAAATACAAGCAGGCACCAGGCCAACTGAAGTGGCTGTTATTTTAATGTCGCTTATTGAGGGTGCTATTATGCAGGCCAAAGTTACCGGCAAACCCACCGGGCTGCATATTGCTATGAATTTTTTAGCACAGTATATCAATAGTTTGAAAGTTTAA